In the Candidatus Poribacteria bacterium genome, GTTTTGCGAGGCCCCGACCCCAATAGGCTTCGGCATCCCCCGGAGCGGACTTAATGACGTGTGTCCAGTCCTCAACTGCTGTTGCCAAGAGTTCTTGTGCCTTCTCCGCATTCCCCCGAGCGGCTTGGAATTCGCCAAGACTGAACCGCTGCTTCGCACGAGCGATATAATCAGGGAGATTCCGCGGATTGCGTGCTTTTTTTGCGGCTTCTTTTTCCTTAAGAGCTTTTACCGCACGCTTACGCGCGTCGGAGGCCTCAGCAGCACATTCTGGGTTAAGTTGGATTGCCTTATCAAAATCGGTTATTGCCGCTTCGTGTTCACCCAAGGCAGCCTTTGCTTCCCCGCGTTTGTAGTAGGTATAGAGAGTCTCAGGATTTAACTGAACGGCTTTATCAAAAGCAGCTATCGCCTCCTGATAGTGCCCCGCATCGTATTTAACTTTTCCCTGAACGTGGTAGGCATAAGCACGGATAGGGTCTCGCTTTCGCCACTCTGCCAAAGGCTCCGTTGGTTGCGCCTCAGCGAGTAACACCTTCAGCACATTTGAGGGGATAGCGTAACCGTAACGCTCACCGCGCCAAGCATGAATTCCTATGACATGTCCACTCCTATTTAGCGCAGGCCCCCCGCTGCTACCGCCAGCAGTATCCACTTTCATGCGGAGCCATTTATCGGTATTCCGAATACTCTGTATCGTTCCTTGCGTGACTTTGTATTTTATGTTAGGGTATCCCATAGCAGTGACTCGTTCACCGATTTGAACCGTATCGCTATCCGCTAAGGGCAGCGGCGTGCCTTCACCTGCGATTTTTACGACGACGAGATCGTTTTTCACATCATACGCCGTGACACCCTCAATTACACAGATTGTCTTTTTGTCACTGAGTTTGGCAAAAACAGATACGGACCGGGCAACATTGTGGATATTCGTTGCAATCTTGTCTTCGTCCACAAAGAAACCGCTACCACCGAAGAAGCTGTTTAAGGTGCCAGCCCAACCCATTACGAGCACTATAGACTCTCCAGTTTTTGTGACTTTCGAGTCCGCTGTCTGACCATTAGCCTCCTCTAGATTGTTCTTCAGTTGGAGGTATTTATCAAAGTTAGTGATGCCTTGGTGATACAACCGCTGGGCTTTCTCTACATCACCCCGCGCGGATTCGATGTCTCCGAGGTGACTTTGAACTTTTCCGCGCTCGTAGTAGGCACGGACATACGTAGGGTTGAGTTCAATCGCTTTATCAAAGTCAAGGATCGCACCGGCATAATCTTTGACAGCGAATTTCCGTTCACCGAAAGTGTAGTGTGCCTCGGCACGGACAGGTCTCCGCTGCTGCCACGCTTCTAAAGGCTCCACAGGCATAGACTGGGCAAGCAGCCCCTTGATCGTATTTGAAGGAATCGCATAACCGTAGGAGTCGTTGCCGTATCGGACGGTAACACCGATAACGCGTTTCTCCGAGTTTAGCACCGGACCACCACTGCTTTCTTGAGCAGTGGTGGCTCTCATTGGAAGCCACTCATTGCTATTCCGAATCTTATATAGTATATTTGCTTTTGTGACTTTGTATGTGCCGTTGGGATACCCGACGATAGAGACAGTTTCACCGCCTTGAACCGCATCACTATCCGCTAAGGGCAGCGGCGTGCCTTCACTGATAACTTTTAGGAAGACGAGACTATTTTTGGCATCAAATCCAACAACACCTTCTATCGCCCAATTTTGCTCTTTGCCCGGAGATTTTACAGAAACAGGACCAGGGTGGGCGACGACATGAATGTTCGTCGCAATCTTATCTGGTGCAACGAAGAAACCCGTACCGGATGCGTTTTCACTCTCAATCAATACAATAGAATCTCTGATTTTTTCGGACGTTAAGTCCACAGTCGGCGCGGCGGGTTTCTCGGAAACCAGCTGCTGCGGTGCCTGTGCACAAGAGATGAAAAAACTTAATATTAAAAAAACGAATAAAAATTTGCCGTTTTGTCTCATCAATTGTTACCTCCAACATTAGTGTTCACAGTTACTCTCCAACATTCGGATCTAACGCCTTAGCCTTTTGAAAATCTATCTGCGCTGCGTCGTGTTGTCCAAGTGCCTTTTTCGCTTGTCCACGTCGATAATAGGCTTCAGCATCTCCAGAGTTTAGTTCAATGTATCTATCGTAATCAGCGATCGCCCCTTTATGGTCACCAAGTTCAGACTTCGCAACCCCACGTGCATAATAAGCATAAACAAACTCAGAGTTCAACTGTATCGCTTTATCCAAATCAATCATCCCGTTGTTATAGTCCTTAGCAGTGAATTTCGTTTTTCCTAACATGAAGTAAGCATAGGCACGGATAAGTTCCCGCTTGTGCCACTGTTCTATAGGTTCCACTTGTGTAGATTGCGAGAGCAATGCTTTGAGTGCGTTTGAAGGGATAGCCTCATCTCTGGCAACATGAATCCCGATAACCTGTCCTTTACTGTTTAGTAAAGGGCCTCCGCTATTCCCTACAACAGTATCGGCTGTGGTCCGAATCCGTTTATCGCTATTCCGAGTGTTTAGGACAGTTCCAGTCAAAACTTTGTACGTTCCTCCCCTCGGAAAACCCACAACAGAAATAGTCTCACCACGTCTAACTGCATCACTATCGCCAAGCGGTAGTGGCGTGCCTTCACCGGTTATTTTTAGGACGACGAGATCGTTTCT is a window encoding:
- a CDS encoding trypsin-like peptidase domain-containing protein; its protein translation is MRQNGKFLFVFLILSFFISCAQAPQQLVSEKPAAPTVDLTSEKIRDSIVLIESENASGTGFFVAPDKIATNIHVVAHPGPVSVKSPGKEQNWAIEGVVGFDAKNSLVFLKVISEGTPLPLADSDAVQGGETVSIVGYPNGTYKVTKANILYKIRNSNEWLPMRATTAQESSGGPVLNSEKRVIGVTVRYGNDSYGYAIPSNTIKGLLAQSMPVEPLEAWQQRRPVRAEAHYTFGERKFAVKDYAGAILDFDKAIELNPTYVRAYYERGKVQSHLGDIESARGDVEKAQRLYHQGITNFDKYLQLKNNLEEANGQTADSKVTKTGESIVLVMGWAGTLNSFFGGSGFFVDEDKIATNIHNVARSVSVFAKLSDKKTICVIEGVTAYDVKNDLVVVKIAGEGTPLPLADSDTVQIGERVTAMGYPNIKYKVTQGTIQSIRNTDKWLRMKVDTAGGSSGGPALNRSGHVIGIHAWRGERYGYAIPSNVLKVLLAEAQPTEPLAEWRKRDPIRAYAYHVQGKVKYDAGHYQEAIAAFDKAVQLNPETLYTYYKRGEAKAALGEHEAAITDFDKAIQLNPECAAEASDARKRAVKALKEKEAAKKARNPRNLPDYIARAKQRFSLGEFQAARGNAEKAQELLATAVEDWTHVIKSAPGDAEAYWGRGLAKLALGDAEGAITDFDRVVEINPESAEAFYSRGRAKQTLGQKEAAQADFQKAKELDPDVGQ
- a CDS encoding trypsin-like peptidase domain-containing protein; protein product: MFPKKNEAPIVSVTSEKLKGSVVRIVGLLGTKVQSGSGFFVARDKIATNIHVVAHPGPIFAKLVNKETVWAVEGVTAYDVRNDLVVLKITGEGTPLPLGDSDAVRRGETISVVGFPRGGTYKVLTGTVLNTRNSDKRIRTTADTVVGNSGGPLLNSKGQVIGIHVARDEAIPSNALKALLSQSTQVEPIEQWHKRELIRAYAYFMLGKTKFTAKDYNNGMIDLDKAIQLNSEFVYAYYARGVAKSELGDHKGAIADYDRYIELNSGDAEAYYRRGQAKKALGQHDAAQIDFQKAKALDPNVGE